From the Nonlabens marinus S1-08 genome, one window contains:
- a CDS encoding S41 family peptidase — MKNFFFAMLLLYSLIAFAQQDAGWLRHSTISPDGSQIAFTYKGDLYKVSSQGGTAQQLTFHEAHDYKAVWSKDGSQIAFASNRYGNFDVYVMNANGGSAQRLTFHSTDEEPFTFTSDDSSILFGGVRMDIAGHRQFPTGSQPEVYKVPVAGGRVDQLFTIPAEALTMSVDGKTILYHDKKGGENEWRKHHTSSITRDLWSYDTVAKSHKMLTTFEGEDRQPVYGVNDQTVYYLSEQSGNFNVHEMSLTNPTASIQLTDFKTHPVRFLSYGGGMLSFGYDGKLYTMKPGEQPKKLKVNIITQQIINTDKFLSVNGGVSEMAISPNGKEIAFIARGEVFVTSVEESFTKRLTNTPEAEDFVSWGPEGKSVVYSSERNGNWSIFKTEIVREEEPFFFASTLLKETPVIENGKDNYLAQFSPDGKKLAFIEDRRSLKIRDFKSGNEITLLTPEDLYHMRDGDKYFKWSPDSKWLLVDWSLSLNNSDILLMAADGSKRVNLNESGYYDFKPVWVNDGKQMLWFSNKDGLKSYATSGSTQSDVYSMFFTQDAWDEFNLSKEEYALLKEMKKLSEKEKEKENEEDEKKKSKKDKDKKEKEEIKDLKFDWEEMKERTKRFTIHSSDISDAVLSKDASKLYYLTKFEDKLDLWSTDLRTKETKMVMKLGASSGNLEWDAERENLFLLSSGKISKIDPEKEKKESVTIAGEMEYEAVAERQAMFDHVWLRTNAIFYHSDFHGIDWDLMKTEYEKHLPYIGNSNEFAELLSEMLGELNVSHAGAGAANYSMENEDETASLGIFLDYNHTGNGIKITEILNGGPLDKAKFDIKPGMIIHKIDGQPILNNTDVSSYLNRKENKFTLLELSDPASTESITITVKPISLREERGLLYRRWVKKNEKEVEKKSNGQLGYVHIPGMSDGPYRDVYEKMMGKFLDRKGVIVDTRFNGGGDLVADLAAFFTGTPFITYATEDRVVGGEPTSRWTKPTLAMINEAQYSDGHCFACGYTDLKIGKTVGMPTPGTCSFAGWEGLPDGSRWGVVPVSAKDINGNWMENNQTEPMIQVKNRPATIASGTDEQLDRAIIELLKEVG; from the coding sequence ATGAAAAATTTTTTCTTTGCCATGCTGTTGCTATATTCCTTGATCGCTTTTGCACAGCAGGATGCAGGCTGGTTGCGCCACAGCACCATATCTCCAGACGGTTCGCAGATTGCCTTCACTTATAAAGGGGATTTATACAAAGTATCGTCTCAAGGTGGTACAGCACAACAGTTGACTTTTCATGAGGCACATGATTATAAAGCCGTGTGGAGCAAGGATGGAAGTCAAATCGCATTTGCTTCTAACCGCTACGGGAATTTTGACGTTTATGTCATGAATGCTAATGGAGGGAGCGCTCAGCGATTGACGTTCCATTCTACAGACGAGGAACCTTTTACATTTACCAGCGACGATAGTTCCATCTTATTTGGTGGAGTGCGCATGGACATTGCAGGTCACCGCCAGTTCCCAACTGGATCACAGCCAGAAGTGTACAAAGTGCCCGTTGCCGGTGGTAGAGTTGATCAGTTGTTCACCATTCCTGCAGAGGCTTTGACTATGAGTGTTGATGGAAAAACAATACTGTACCACGATAAAAAAGGAGGGGAAAACGAGTGGCGCAAGCATCATACTTCCAGTATTACTAGAGACTTGTGGAGTTATGATACCGTTGCCAAATCCCATAAGATGTTAACCACATTTGAAGGTGAGGACCGTCAGCCAGTTTATGGAGTAAATGACCAGACGGTTTATTATTTAAGTGAACAAAGCGGCAATTTCAACGTGCATGAAATGAGCTTGACTAATCCTACCGCCTCTATCCAACTTACCGATTTTAAAACACATCCAGTGCGGTTTTTATCTTACGGTGGTGGAATGTTGAGCTTTGGATACGATGGAAAGTTGTACACCATGAAACCTGGTGAACAGCCTAAGAAATTGAAGGTAAACATCATCACCCAGCAAATTATTAATACAGATAAATTTCTTTCAGTCAATGGAGGCGTTAGCGAGATGGCTATTTCTCCCAATGGTAAAGAAATTGCCTTTATCGCTAGAGGAGAAGTGTTTGTAACCTCAGTAGAAGAATCTTTCACAAAGCGGTTAACAAATACTCCAGAAGCAGAAGATTTTGTAAGCTGGGGTCCTGAAGGTAAATCAGTGGTTTACAGTAGTGAGCGGAATGGCAACTGGAGTATTTTTAAAACCGAAATCGTCCGGGAGGAAGAACCTTTCTTTTTTGCCTCCACTTTGCTCAAAGAAACCCCAGTCATTGAAAATGGAAAAGACAATTACCTCGCACAATTTTCACCAGATGGCAAAAAGCTGGCGTTTATTGAAGATCGCCGTTCCTTAAAAATCAGGGATTTCAAATCTGGCAACGAGATCACACTTTTAACTCCGGAAGATTTGTACCACATGCGAGATGGTGATAAATATTTCAAATGGAGTCCAGATAGCAAATGGTTGCTGGTAGACTGGAGTTTGTCGTTAAACAACAGTGATATATTACTCATGGCAGCTGATGGCTCTAAAAGAGTAAACTTGAATGAAAGTGGTTATTATGATTTCAAGCCAGTGTGGGTCAATGATGGAAAGCAAATGTTGTGGTTTTCTAATAAAGATGGGTTGAAATCCTATGCCACCAGTGGCTCTACTCAAAGTGATGTGTATAGTATGTTTTTTACTCAAGACGCTTGGGATGAGTTCAATTTGAGTAAAGAAGAATACGCTTTGTTGAAAGAGATGAAAAAGCTCTCTGAAAAGGAGAAAGAAAAGGAAAACGAAGAGGATGAAAAGAAGAAGAGTAAAAAGGATAAAGACAAAAAGGAAAAAGAAGAAATCAAAGATCTAAAATTTGATTGGGAGGAAATGAAAGAACGTACCAAGCGTTTTACAATTCACTCTTCTGACATTAGCGATGCAGTTCTTTCTAAGGATGCGAGTAAGCTATATTACCTCACAAAATTTGAAGATAAGCTAGATCTTTGGTCTACTGACCTAAGAACCAAAGAAACTAAAATGGTCATGAAACTCGGTGCCTCATCAGGAAATCTGGAGTGGGATGCAGAAAGAGAAAACCTATTTTTATTGAGTAGCGGTAAAATTTCTAAAATTGATCCTGAGAAAGAAAAGAAGGAATCTGTAACCATTGCTGGAGAAATGGAGTATGAAGCCGTTGCAGAGCGTCAAGCGATGTTTGATCACGTGTGGTTGAGAACTAACGCCATCTTTTACCATTCCGATTTTCATGGGATCGATTGGGACCTCATGAAAACTGAGTATGAGAAGCACTTGCCTTACATAGGCAACAGCAATGAATTTGCAGAGTTATTATCTGAAATGCTAGGCGAACTCAATGTATCTCACGCAGGTGCGGGAGCAGCTAATTATTCTATGGAAAATGAAGATGAAACAGCCTCCCTAGGAATATTTCTAGATTACAATCATACAGGTAATGGTATTAAAATCACGGAAATCCTAAATGGCGGACCTTTAGATAAAGCCAAGTTTGATATCAAACCAGGAATGATCATCCATAAAATTGATGGTCAACCTATACTCAACAACACAGATGTCTCATCATATTTAAACCGTAAAGAAAATAAATTTACCCTATTGGAACTTAGTGACCCTGCTTCAACTGAGTCCATCACGATTACAGTGAAGCCTATCTCCCTAAGAGAGGAACGTGGACTATTGTACCGCCGCTGGGTAAAGAAAAATGAGAAAGAAGTAGAGAAGAAAAGTAATGGCCAGTTGGGTTACGTTCATATCCCAGGTATGAGTGACGGCCCTTATCGGGATGTGTATGAGAAAATGATGGGGAAATTTTTAGACCGTAAAGGGGTGATTGTTGACACTCGATTCAACGGTGGTGGTGATTTAGTGGCAGATCTTGCTGCATTTTTTACAGGAACTCCATTTATTACCTATGCCACAGAGGACCGCGTGGTAGGCGGTGAGCCTACTTCCAGGTGGACTAAGCCTACACTAGCGATGATCAATGAAGCTCAATATAGCGATGGACATTGTTTCGCTTGTGGTTATACAGACTTAAAAATCGGTAAAACAGTTGGGATGCCTACGCCTGGTACTTGCAGTTTTGCAGGGTGGGAGGGACTTCCTGATGGTTCACGCTGGGGTGTGGTTCCAGTGAGCGCTAAAGATATCAATGGGAATTGGATGGAAAACAACCAGACAGAACCCATGATTCAGGTCAAGAACAGACCAGCAACAATTGCAAGCGGGACAGATGAGCAGCTGGATCGTGCTATTATTGAATTATTGAAAGAAGTAGGGTAG